The following coding sequences lie in one Phragmites australis chromosome 8, lpPhrAust1.1, whole genome shotgun sequence genomic window:
- the LOC133926069 gene encoding uncharacterized acetyltransferase At3g50280-like, whose protein sequence is MPSLTVEGTMPSPPVRVVSRRTVKPPPRPRERIPLTSWDVSMLSTDYIQKGLLFAPPPFSTAHLVDHLQAALADALATYYPVAGRFVTDQHRDDKGHAVACSVSIDCAGQGVEILHAVADAVAIADVIPPDADVPRVVHSFFPLDGAINYDGHEVPLFVVQVTELDDGVFVGFVYNHALSDGTAFWDFLNTWAEIARATLAPPEAPRALTSRTPLFDRWSPDGGAPAPLVLPYADLSGLIERLSPPPLRERMLHFSAESLVALKERARQELLAAGDTAGAAAVTKFQALSSLMWRCVTRARRLAPDQETVCRAAINNRGRLRPALPAEYFGNTIYAISTAPVRASELLARGHGCAAAAVGRAVAAHTDANIRARVKAWTAKPIMYTLRYFDPNGVMMGSSPRFDMYGCDFGWGKAVAARSGKANKFDGKTSLYPGREGGGSIDAEVVLTPEHMALLEQDEEFWAAVSPDAPRAGKD, encoded by the coding sequence ATGCCGTCATTGACAGTAGAAGGGACAATGCCGTCGCCGCCGGTGCGCGTGGTGTCGAGGCGCACCGTCAAGCCACCGCCTCGCCCGCGTGAGCGCATCCCCCTCACCTCCTGGGACGTGTCCATGCTCTCCACCGACTACATCCAGAAGGGCCTCCTCTTCGCGCCGCCGCCCTTCTCCACCGCTCACCTTGTTGACCACCTCCAGGCCGCCCTCGCCGACGCGCTCGCCACCTACTACCCCGTCGCCGGCCGCTTCGTCACCGACCAGCACCGAGACGACAAGGGCCACGCTGTCGCATGCTCCGTCTCAATCGACTGCGCCGGCCAGGGCGTCGAGATCCTCCACGCCGTCGCGGacgccgtcgccatcgccgaCGTCATCCCTCCCGACGCCGACGTCCCCCGCGTCGTCCACTCTTTCTTCCCTCTCGACGGCGCCATCAATTACGACGGCCACGAGGTCCCCCTCTTCGTCGTCCAGGTCACCGAGCTCGACGACGGCGTCTTCGTCGGCTTCGTGTACAACCACGCGCTCTCCGACGGCACGGCCTTCTGGGACTTCCTCAACACGTGGGCCGAGATCGCGCGCGCCACGCTCGCGCCTCCGGAAGCCCCCCGTGCGCTGACGTCGCGCACGCCCTTGTTCGACCGTTGGTCGCCCGACGGCGGCGCACCGGCACCGCTCGTGCTCCCGTACGCCGACCTGTCGGGGCTTATCGAGAGGCTGTCGCCTCCGCCGCTGCGCGAGCGGATGCTGCACTTCTCGGCGGAGTCCCTGGTGGCGCTCAAGGAGCGGGCACGGCAGGAGCTCCTGGCGGCCGGGGACACGGCCGGCGCGGCCGCCGTGACCAAGTTCCAGGCGCTGAGCTCGCTCATGTGGCGGTGCGTCACCCGCGCGCGGCGCCTAGCGCCGGACCAGGAGACCGTATGTCGCGCGGCAATCAACAATCGCGGGAGGCTCCGGCCGGCGCTGCCAGCGGAGTACTTCGGGAACACCATCTACGCCATCTCGACTGCGCCAGTGCGCGCGTCGGAGCTCCTGGCGCGCGGGCACGgttgcgcggcggcggcggtggggcgcGCGGTGGCGGCGCACACGGACGCGAATATCCGGGCGCGCGTGAAGGCATGGACGGCGAAGCCGATCATGTACACGCTGAGGTACTTCGACCCGAACGGCGTGATGATGGGGAGCTCGCCGCGGTTCGACATGTACGGGTGCGATTTTGGGTGGGGAAAAGCGGTGGCGGCGCGGAGCGGCAAGGCCAACAAGTTCGACGGGAAGACGTCGCTGTACCCGGGGCGGGAGGGCGGCGGCAGCATCGACGCGGAGGTGGTGCTGACGCCGGAGCACATGGCGCTGCTGGAGCAGGACGAAGAGTTCTGGGCCGCCGTGTCGCCGGACGCGCCGCGGGCGGGGAAAGATTGA
- the LOC133926070 gene encoding homogentisate 1,2-dioxygenase, whose amino-acid sequence MAMEEQPAALTAAQDLAYLSGLGNTFSSEAVPGSLPVGQNSPLVCPLGLYAEQLSGTSFTTPRASNLRTWLYRIKPSVTHEPFHPREPTNGRLIGEFDRTTTVATPTQLRWRPADVPPAPLVDFIDGLYTVCGAGSSFLRHGYAIHMYAANKSMDGCAFCNADGDFLIVPQLGRLLITTECGKMLVSAGEIVVIPQGFRFAVDLPDGPSRGYVSEIFGTHFQLPDLGPIGANGLASPRDFLSPTAWFEQVHRPGYIIVQKYGGELFTATQEFSPFNVVAWHGNYVPYKYDLSRFCPFNTVLFDHADPSVNTVLTAPTDKPGVALLDFVIFPPRWLVAENTFRPPYYHRNCMSEFMGLIYGMYEAKADGFLPGGASLHSCMTPHGPDTKTYEATIRRAGAGDDANEPSRLRGTLAFMFESSLIPRVCRWALDSPSRDLDYYQCWIGLKSHFSHDNSLKD is encoded by the exons ATGGCCATGGAAGAGCAACCTGCTGCTCTGACGGCGGCGCAGGACCTGGCCTACCTGTCGGGGCTGGGCAACACCTTCTCGTCGGAGGCCGTGCCGGGGTCGCTCCCCGTCGGCCAGAACAGCCCGCTGGTGTGCCCGCTGGGCCTCTACGCCGAGCAGCTCTCCGGCACCTCCTTCACCACCCCGCGCGCCAGCAACCTCCGCAC GTGGCTGTACCGGATCAAGCCGTCAGTGACCCACGAGCCGTTCCACCCCCGGGAGCCCACCAACGGCCGCCTCATCGGGGAGTTCGACCGCACCACCACCGTCGCCACGCCCACGCAGCTGCGCTGGAGGCCGGCAGACGTGCCCCCGGCGCCGCTCGTCGACTTCATCGACGGCCTCTACACCGTCTGCGGCGCCGGCAGCTCCTTCCTCCGACACGGATACGCCATCCACAT GTATGCTGCTAACAAATCCATGGATGGATGCGCCTTTTGCAACGCCGACGGTGATTTCCTCATTGTTCCCCAGCTAGGAA GGTTGTTGATCACAACCGAATGTGGGAAGATGCTAGTTTCAGCTGGTGAAATCGTTGTGATTCCTCAAGGATTTCGCTTTGCTGTTGACTTGCCTGATGGTCCTTCACGTGGCTATGTTTCTGAGATTTTTGGTACCCATTTCCAACTCCCTGATCTTGGTCCAATTG GTGCTAATGGTCTGGCTTCACCAAGGGATTTCCTTTCCCCCACAGCATGGTTTGAGCAAGTCCACCGCCCTGGATACATAATAGTGCAGAAATATGGTGGTGAGCTATTCACTGCCACACAGGAATTTTCTCCATTTAATGTGGTTGCATGGCACGGAAATTATGTCCCGTACAAG TACGATCTAAGTAGGTTCTGTCCATTTAATACCGTCCTATTCGATCATGCTGACCCATCAGTAAACACAG TACTAACTGCGCCAACTGATAAGCCTGGTGTTGCATTACTTGATTTTGTGATATTCCCGCCTAGATGGTTGGTTGCTGAGAATACATTCCGGCCTCCATACTATCATCGCAACTGCATGAGTGAATTCATGGGCCTGATTTATGGGATGTACGAG GCTAAGGCAGATGGTTTTCTTCCTGGAGGCGCTAGTCTTCACAGCTGCATGACACCACATGGACCAGACACCAAGACCTACGAGGCAACGATCAGGCGTGCTGGTGCTGGTGATGATGCGAATGAGCCATCCAGACTGCGCGGCACATTGGCATTCATGTTTGAGTCTTCACTGATCCCCCGTGTGTGCCGGTGGGCTCTTGATTCCCCATCCCGGGATCTCGATTACTACCAGTGCTGGATTGGATTGAAATCCCACTTCTCACATGACAATAGCCTGAAAGATTAG
- the LOC133927482 gene encoding GDSL esterase/lipase At5g45950-like produces the protein MTKAMRGFGLLIVVALLVGELHCARTAPPADAPATPPQSPEPPADQQTPPQAPGPTPPPRRQRSPHRRAPPPPPPKQDPAPPRLVVPPQEPGEAAPAPPGNGMINRTMGCTTLLVFGDSTVDPGNNNHLATTARANFLPYGLNFFGRRPTGRFSNGRLATDMLAERLGIGRTIPGFFDPNLRLLQLRRGVSFASGGSGYDDSTANRLNVVSLTAQMHNLFRYKLLIRTLLGPRRAERLVNRATFIISTGTNDMLSIYLASNQSSAISTAVYENYLIAHVANYTQVMRMLGGRRFIFVGLPPMGCLPIARTLLGTGADRCDENLNQLANSFNSKLVQLLNFINYQNQIKTSYIDTYTIIHEATADPKNFGLSEVSRGCCGSGVIEVAQTCRGRRTCGDPSKYLYWDAVHPTERTNQLITDVMMDSIRELYNS, from the exons ATGACAAAAGCCATGAGGGGTTTTGGGCTACTTATAGTGGTGGCATTGCTAGTTGGGGAGCTGCACTGCGCAAGAACAGCACCACCAGCAGATGCACCGGCAACACCACCACAATCTCCCGAACCACCAGCAGATCAGCAAACCCCACCACAGGCACCAGGCCCAACTCCGCCGCCACGGCGACAGAGATCGCCACATCGacgagcaccaccaccaccaccacccaagCAGGATCCGGCACCACCGCGGTTGGTTGTACCACCACAGGAGCCTGGGGAGGCAGCGCCAGCACCTCCTGGAAATGGGATGATCAACCGCACCATGGGCTGTACTACACTTCTAGTATTTGGCGACTCAACAGTGGACCCTGGAAACAACAACCATCTTGCGACGACAGCCAGGGCAAATTTCTTGCCCTACGGCTTGAACTTCTTCGGCCGGAGGCCAACTGGCAGATTCTCCAATGGCCGGTTAGCCACAGATATGTTAG CGGAGAGGCTAGGTATAGGAAGGACTATTCCAGGCTTCTTTGACCCAAATTTGAGGCTCCTCCAGCTCAGGAGGGGAGTGAGCTTTGCATCGGGAGGCTCTGGATACGACGACAGCACTGCCAACAGATTA AATGTGGTGTCACTCACCGCACAAATGCACAACCTCTTCCGTTACAAGCTACTCATCCGAACATTGCTCGGACCAAGAAGAGCAGAGCGACTTGTTAACAGGGCTACCTTCATCATAAGCACTGGTACCAATGATATGCTTTCCATCTATCTTGCATCAAATCAGTCGAGTGCAATTAGTACGGCAGTGTACGAGAATTACCTGATAGCACACGTTGCTAATTATACCCAG GTCATGAGAATGCTTGGAGGGAGGAGATTTATCTTCGTTGGACTGCCTCCAATGGGCTGTTTACCAATTGCCCGAACATTGCTTGGCACAGGAGCAGATAGATGCGACGAGAACTTAAATCAGCTTGCAAATTCATTCAACTCAAAGCTAGTTCAACTgttgaattttataaattatcaaaatcaaataaaaacttCTTACATAGACACGTATACAATCATACATGAGGCAACAGCGGATCCTAAGAACTTTG GCCTGTCAGAGGTATCAAGAGGGTGTTGTGGATCAGGGGTGATTGAAGTTGCGCAGAcatgccgaggaagaagaacatgtgGAGATCCTAGCAAGTACTTATACTGGGATGCTGTCCATCCAACAGAGAGAACGAACCAACTTATCACAGATGTGATGATGGATTCTATTAGAGAACTCTATAATAGCTAG